From a single Porites lutea chromosome 10, jaPorLute2.1, whole genome shotgun sequence genomic region:
- the LOC140949962 gene encoding uncharacterized protein: protein MTQPTSESSPEPTGIEAEYASPEQESIYGGRAETAAEPQPEWTTAVNQWGIAWDLHQYGIGACFGLVGMLALVSFVRMLITNKGTRQKKVSLVVLSQIILFGFSRCIFLCVDAYHSKKHIHITVLNLIWGLGQPSLVTAFMLIFLVLRNALMMKARFQTWYTTRNIALVTVPYFTFVFASEVVVSLMPSYKALIFACQMINTLLYLSLACFYVFISLLIWKKLRLVRNGLSNTHTRGQQTLSILKRCVSAFVGGFSIAVMHVYSMTGVYSVFSDVQHVAVWPWFAFNTSLRCLELGMSVLLYTMGTENPAKRQRKIDVAPLTLIQSK from the coding sequence ATGACTCAGCCGACTTCGGAGAGTTCCCCGGAGCCAACGGGAATTGAAGCCGAATATGCTAGTCCCGAGCAAGAATCGATATATGGGGGCAGAGCCGAAACAGCAGCCGAACCCCAGCCCGAGTGGACGACGGCAGTAAATCAATGGGGTATCGCCTGGGATCTTCATCAATACGGCATCGGGGCGTGTTTCGGGTTGGTGGGTATGTTAGCTCTCGTATCATTCGTGAGAATGCTAATAACCAACAAAGGAACGCGACAGAAGAAAGTGTCCCTCGTGGTCTTGAGCCAGATTATCTTATTCGGTTTCTCACGATGTATTTTCTTGTGCGTCGATGCTTATCACTCGAAGAAACACATTCACATCACGGTGCTGAATTTAATCTGGGGACTTGGCCAGCCGTCGTTGGTAACAGCGTTTATGCTTATATTTCTGGTCTTGAGGAACGCTCTGATGATGAAGGCGAGGTTTCAAACTTGGTACACGACGCGAAACATAGCTCTTGTTACTGTTCCCTACTTTACTTTCGTCTTTGCATCCGAGGTGGTCGTTTCTTTGATGCCATCCTACAAAGCCTTAATTTTTGCTTGTCAGATGATCAACACGCTGTTATACCTAAGCTTGGCTTGTTTCTACGTTTTCATTTCGCTTCTGATCTGGAAAAAATTACGCCTTGTGCGAAATGGCCTTTCAAATACGCATACAAGAGGGCAGCAAACGTTGTCTATCTTAAAACGCTGCGTGAGTGCCTTTGTTGGGGGTTTTAGCATTGCTGTCATGCATGTTTACTCTATGACAGGCGTCTACAGCGTTTTTTCCGACGTCCAACACGTTGCCGTGTGGCCGTGGTTCGCTTTCAACACGTCACTGCGTTGTTTGGAGTTAGGAATGTCTGTGTTGTTGTACACGATGGGAACGGAGAATCCCGCAAAGCGACAGAGAAAGATCGACGTTGCACCGCTGACATTGATACAGTCAAAGTAA